AGGATGCAATGGCCTACAGTAAGTTCAATGTGTTTCACTGGCACATTGTTGATGACCCCTCCTTCCCTTACCAGAGTTACAGCTTTCCAGATCTTTCCAAAAAGGTATGTCTGAAAAGGAAACTGAGGAgggttttcaaaaaattaaGTAATATGACAGATCAAGTCCTCATGCCACGTGCACCATACTTCTGTGTGGTAATTACGTCTCACAAAGcgctgatgtattgtaattgtcagtgtttgagtgttcgtccgtccaccaaatatcatcgcaaccattgcagatagaaacatgaaagaaaaagcacattattcgggcagcaaaggggatgaaaatgaaatgatgaccttgacattgagaaaattaggtTAAGGTcatttttcaacttttgtactcattgcggattttggtttgattttttgACAAttacgtgataccatacgtgcattctattgactgacggcatccggaagtgcactccgttccgtgagtctcggacttctgtgagacacaaaagtgctttaaacaatcgataagagcgtgagaaaaggtaatacagataaagggtggtttaatatcagtatggagagggttcataaacatttaaattaccgtaaataataagataaatagtttgtcactctatcgcagaatttgttaattgcgtgtggttcctggaacgcattaaccacgaggaacgactgctcactgtatacctttttaggtacacgtttctgaaacctgatgagatacaatcacaaaacaaaaagcaacatttttacaaagccagaggcacaaaaatgtgtagatcaaggtaaaatgttgaattcaggggtgtggcAGGAagtttcagtctctgactgccttgttatacTGTTGTTATAAGACATTATTTGCATTTTAGgagattattttttcttcattttgttagATTTTACATAAGCATGTAGAttaatgaaaaaggaaaacactgAGAAGTGATATCTACCCTTTACTAAAGCTTCTGGCTCTTATTCAGGGTGCTTTCCATCCGATGACTCACGTCTACACACAGTCGGATGTAAGAAGGGTGATCTCATACGCCAGGTTGTGGGGAATAAGGGTCCTTCCTGAGTTTGATTCACCCAGCCACACCAAATCTTGGGGAAaaggtaaaattttaaaaaatgaaaaaaagtcactaaaaaaaacttgaaacatTTAACAAAGGTAATCTATTCTTATTTAATTTCAACATACAATCCTCAGTTTCTCTAAAATTTAAACGCAGTGTATAACTGTATTCACTGGCAACAATTTTACAGAGTGTTTTGatgcaaatataataaaattatttatacagTTTCACAATTGATAAACCTTGCTTGTGAATAATTGAGTGTTTTGAAGATACTGTTTTAAAACTGATTCATAATACTTTTACTTGctaccattcattcattttctgccgcttcatccgccgtagcggatcacggggagctggagcctatcccagctggtatagggcgtgaggcgggggacactccgggcttgatgccagtgcaccgtggtaCTTGCTACCAATTGGTCCATTTACCTGTGGAACAGGCCCTGCGATAAAAtggtgtctcatccagggtgtcccctgcctctcagccacagccagttgggataggttccagcgaCTCTTGCGACCCATAATTCTAATAAGGGTCTGTAGGCAAGATGATCAAAATCGTCTCGTCttaaagaagatgaatgaatgaatgagtgatgcCTGTGGTATGTtccaaaaaacttttaaaaaatttttttggacacTGCTTTTTTGTCTTCAATCACCCTTGTCCCAgcttttctaaatgttttttatacAGTGTTCCAACTACTTTGAAATTTTGGGGTTGTATAAAGTACTTGACATCATGTCTTGTTGGAATCAGTAGGAATCCTGTCGACTATAATAGAACTTAATGACAATAAATCAAACTCAACAAATTCACGATTCTCTTGGGATCTTCGCATGGGtcaagattagggttagggtcaggggttccTGACCCTCACTTTGGGAACAACTGCTCTAGAAGATTCCAAATTAAATATGAGTGATAAAGTATTACTTATTAGACATCATGAGGAAGATATAAACTAAACTATGTCcaattgatttattttgcaGGACAGTCTGACCTGTTAACTCCTTGCTATCGAGGCGGTGGCCCTTCAGGCTCTTTTGGTCCTGTTAATCCAGCATTACCCTCCACCTATCAGTTCATGGCAAGACTATTTAAGGAAGTGTCATCTGTGTTTCCTGATTCTTACATCCACTTAGGAGGGGATGAGGTTGACTTTTCTTGCTGGTAATAAAAaactatgttcatttcaataccAGTAGGCTATTAATAATTTCAACAAGAGTTCATTTCAGCCCATTGACAGTTGAATCATGACCAAGAAGTTTTAGGTAGTACGTAATACATGAACCAATGCTCACAGTTGAATTACTTGCTCTCTTATGTACAATAAAGTAGTGTTAATAATTTAGCTAAAAATATGCAGGTTAATAAGGAGCTGATATAAAATTATTAAGACAATTGAATTTTCATAATGAGAACTCGCCTCTATGGACGTTtgaaatatatacacacaaaaaagatttgaacacatgaaacaaaaccaaatgGAATTCAGAAATGGTGaggaataaaatatacagttttATCTAAAATTGACTGTTTAAGGACAAATTATTATATACATACACTTTTACTATTTTACTAAAATAAGAATTTGTCATTTAAACCCCAAAACTGCAATGCTAGACTTATCTTTCTGAAAATCTTGTTTGTTGAAATAGATTTTTACAGGGTGGAgccaaaatgaaattttaataaTGGACTTTTGATTATTACTGGAATGTTCCTTGTCCATACTTTGGAGCACATATGACCATTTCACTgataatatataatacataattaaacaatatgtaagtatatatatataattaaagaaaaatgtggaaaCTTTGTGGAACATAACTCTCACCACATTTCACGTCTAACAAGCACAGGAACAATGGAAAGTACACTATTGTCCCAATGCATGTTGGGAACATTCCCTGTTGACCTGCTTTTTGTAACTGGCATGATCACAACTCAAATAGTCATGTGGTTTCATCTCTGCTCATATTGTCCTTAACCAAGGTTACTCCTTCCAGGATTATTAATCACCAAGGAATCCAAATTTATTGGATGAGATGGACATTATTTAATCTTGATAGCATTaattttgtttgggtttttttggtttttttttcaccttttttgtATTGTTACTGAATTAGGCAGCAGAAAAGGATAAATGTGCAAGATACTGGTGTGGTATAAATACATATCCGTATGTTTTAATAGatagtttaaaataatttgcaagggcaattaaaaagtaaaaagtaataaGACTATTATCAAGGAATTATAAATCATACGTTTGCTTCCATAGGAGATCAAATCCTGATATCCGAGCATTCATGAAGAAGATGGGGTTTGGAGCTGACTTCAACAAACTAGAAGCATTCTACATAGACAAGTAGGTGGTGAAGAGGATGATATGGTGCAGACAGGGGAAACACAGagcatgtttctgtttgttgccTCCAGTGTGGGACTTCTCTCAGTGTTGGTTCTGATGATTATGCTATATAACAGTCTTTGTATTCAACatctaaataataatacatttaaatttgaagcTTTCCAGATTTACcagtgcaaagaaaaaaaataaaaaacacaccacaGCTTTACAGGTCACGGTCAGTGTCAGTCTCCAACCTGACACAGACTCCACCGCAGCACAGAGCAAACAGAGAAGTAGAGTCATTCAGCTCCAGCATGCTGTCATTTGAGGCAGAGACAGCATTCATTTAAACTGGAATAGTGAGCCCTCTGTCCTCGCAACCATTCACTGAATCACCCTTTTTCTTTCTAGCTCTCTTTCTCTATGTTGTTCTGAAACAACAATCCCCACTGCTCCAATGACAATGTCTCTCTTTCCAGCATTGTGAAAATCATCTCTGCTCTTAACAAGACTTCTATCGTGTGGCAGGATGTGTTTGACTATCATGTTGGAGTAAGTACATCCCAACAAACTCAACTGGAGTTACAGTAGAAAAGATATTAATCTGATAATATGAACCCATACTTcttagaaattattttaaaatcctATAAGAAATCTTATATTAAGAGATTTTAgaatgatttaaatatttacaaatacTAATTTTGTACTGTGCTCAagatatttaattaattgaCGGAGAAAGTCAAAaccatttgatttaaaatactAACTGTCACACTGTTGGCTCtcatgagtttgtttgtttatattttaaaaaaagatatcttctctttttctcttcaaaGTTTAACATATGCTCATAATTATCCCATTAAtgaacatgtactgtatacagaCATAAGCATACCTTATGTGATTTGTCTAATATAATACCTACAATATTTTAGATGATATCAGGTGTCCAACAAAATTTTAACAATGTGTTTTCTGCTAAAGTTGTGCTAACATTTCGTCTTGCAGCGTGCATCTTTATCAGTGGTGGAGGTATGGAAAGAAGGTTGTTACCACTGTGAAGTCTACAGAGTGACTAAAGCAGGTCTCAGGGTAATCCTGGCCTCTCCATGGTATCTGGACCAGCCAGGACCCACACACAATTGGGCTCGCTACTACACTGTTTGGCCTCTCGCCTTTGGGGGTCAGAAAGGAACATGTGTGCTGTGGCTGCTTGAAGTTGTATGATGTGCTGTGATTTTTCTCTTGAAGTAGTTAAATTACAGGATGTGCTACCGTACATGGTCAAACGTTTGACTGTTATAAcaacacagatttattttatttgtttggtgtCTTTAGGTGACAGCAACAGTGATGTCCATGTTTCAATTTCTCATCACTTCTTACAGAAGTCCAAATTCTATTTGCTGTGTTAATTGTATGTAGAATGTACAATGCTcaaatttcatatttcatagGGTGGGTACGTTTACGTCCGCCGTTATTTAGCAAAGCTCCAAACATCAAGTGATTATGAGAGGAAGACCGTGGTCTGCTATTTAAGTAGCAGAGCAAAGTTATTTCACAGGTTGTTTTtaacctacgaacacaattgtttctgagaggttgtttgtaaaaTGAATTGTTCGTAAATTGTTATTACTTAAATTTCGATTTATAATTGAAATTTAATCTACAACTATTCTCTAAGACTTACCGAaacaacaggacataaaaacaacacataaatggaataaaatccAGTATTAtcgtaatgtaacttttacatctctacttctgtttaatgaattttatccttggagggtgtagaggctaagccagacaactgaggtattccactgcACTGACGTGGTGGAATACCTTGTCAGTGAAATCACTCTGTACTTGATTGCGCTGTTTTgtaatgttaattttatttctgtagTGATGGGAGCTCTCACTGACAGTTTGCAATCTGAAGGCTCAAAGCTTCTTTTGTTGAGTTTGACCTGAAGTGTGAAAATTTTTAGTTTGAGATTTTGTATTCTACTAAAATAATGAGGTCCTTACCAGTTTATCTTAAATAAATAagcattgtgttttcattgtgtcTTTACAGGTACTGAGCAACAAAACAAGCTCGTAATTGGGGGAGAGGTCTGCATGTGGGGGGAATATGTTGATGCCACCAATCTCTCTCCACGCCTCTGGTATGAGACTATAAAAAGTCCTAAAATCAACTCAATAGTCAAACTCAGATAATACGTACAGCAACAATAGCATGAAATCTTTCAAAATAATCATCAGCTAATGCTATCAAAACTCGCAGGCCAAGGGCAAGTGCTGCAGCAGAGAGACTGTGGAGCAATGAGAGACAGACGTCCAGCGTGGACGAGGCGTTTCCTCGATTGCTGGACTTTCGCTGCAAGCTCCTGAggtacattttgatttttttattcagttttgtttGGCAAAGGTTTGCTCATGACAAAGTTGTCTTCATATTatactatttttttctgtgtcccATTGCTCCTCAAGGCGTGGCATCCAGGCAGAACCTCTGCAAGTTGGACACTGCAGTCATGAGTACCAAGGAACTTGAACAGGACAGATAACTCAACATTGCCAG
This region of Antennarius striatus isolate MH-2024 chromosome 4, ASM4005453v1, whole genome shotgun sequence genomic DNA includes:
- the hexa gene encoding beta-hexosaminidase subunit alpha, whose translation is MGVLFHKLECSLDNMYVVRSGRYSRSDFYVLLLMTLQIVLQTVEGVWPLPRTITSSPERYPLSPQAFYFCYGRHSAAHKGCSVVDAAFRRYFSLIFPDHTSASGPLQFGASSPFTVEVNVSQDDCESHPAEDSSEKYYLSVTARQASLNADTVWGVLRGLETFSQLVYQDGFGSYFVNKTTIEDFPRFKYRGILLDTSRHYLPLRTIFKTLDAMAYSKFNVFHWHIVDDPSFPYQSYSFPDLSKKGAFHPMTHVYTQSDVRRVISYARLWGIRVLPEFDSPSHTKSWGKGQSDLLTPCYRGGGPSGSFGPVNPALPSTYQFMARLFKEVSSVFPDSYIHLGGDEVDFSCWRSNPDIRAFMKKMGFGADFNKLEAFYIDNIVKIISALNKTSIVWQDVFDYHVGRASLSVVEVWKEGCYHCEVYRVTKAGLRVILASPWYLDQPGPTHNWARYYTVWPLAFGGTEQQNKLVIGGEVCMWGEYVDATNLSPRLWPRASAAAERLWSNERQTSSVDEAFPRLLDFRCKLLRRGIQAEPLQVGHCSHEYQGT